The following DNA comes from Syngnathoides biaculeatus isolate LvHL_M chromosome 18, ASM1980259v1, whole genome shotgun sequence.
tctctctctctctctctcacacacacacacacacacacacacacacacacacacacacaccacacacacacacacacacacacacacacacacacacacacacacacacacacacacgcacgcatatatccatccatccattttctgagccgcttatcctcacaagggccgcagaaccccaaaacatgcactaagTGGACGCTCtaaatcagtgatttccaacctttataacGCCAAGGcagatattttacaattgaaaaatctcacagcacaccaacaaaagtaaatgtcaccaaaaatggatcgattaattaattaatgtatgtacttcctgtcatctaatagtagaggatttttttgttctgtctgtcattgtgcttcactggcataaatggatgaatacagacaatatttcttggaatattttttttttttttagcaattacacaaaattggataacttcccacaacacacctgaagagcactcaGAGcgcactaatgtaccccggcacactgtttgggaatcagtgttctaaattgccccgaggtgtgattgtgagtgcaactgttttctgtctccatgtgccctgcgattggccggcgaccagttcagggtgtaccctgcccggcctcctgcccgatgacagctgggattggctccagcactcctgcgacccttatgtggataagcggctcagaaaacggatgggggAAAACAAGGGGTGGAGGCCGTTGGGGTTGTCACTCACGCCGCAGCTCCTCGTTGTAGGCCGGGACCACCACCGAGAGTTCTATGGAGGGGGGATCGTGGAGACTGGGAAACGGCTCTGTGTTCCCAGCTGTAGTGAGGAAGCATTTCTCCTTGTTGGCCCGCGTCAGGTTCACCTCACTGGCCGTGACGTACGCCACCGTGACGAACTGAGGAAACCGAGATAGTTGTCAGATTCATACAGTTTGCACACGGGATGCTAACTCATTTTTAGCGTGGGCCACACACATTGTAGTGATGGGTTCCTTCCGAGGGGGTTATGACTGCGAACGCACATGTGAAAGTTATTACATTTTTGCAAGAACTTCATGGAGAAGTAGGTTTGAAGTTAGAAGCcagtaaaataacatttgttcaacTATAATTCAGTTTATTCTAAAATGCGGTCTGGTCGCCAACAATGCTTCCAAAACCTCAACGTTACCTGCAGGCAATTTCCAATTTTAGGATTCCCGCAAGAAATATGAAGTCATCGCTCAAGACTTTCTGACGCAGGCAGTGCTGGATATGGCCCttggggccttgagtttgacaccttgcCCACCAGCTCTCAAACTGAGAATGCTGATTGTGCGTGTTCAAGGTCACGGCTTGTTGGACTACCGCAGAGAACTATACGTATATAAAGTTATATGAGCATTGTTCTTTGATGGAATTTCCGGTGGGAGGAACTATCATGTAAATAGAGGACCGAGGACGTAGAACCTAGTAACTGGAAAGTGTCTTTCGACACCCCTACCTGTACTCAGGttgttgtcaataaaaataaaaaaaaaaaaaaaaaaaaaagaaccaatgTTGACCTTAGTGTTACAATTTCAAAACTACCAAAATAACACGTTATAATAATACCTAGTTGAATAGGGTACGCTGAATATTTGGATGATGTAAAATTGTGTTGGTAACATTTTTGAAGATGAAAAGTAACTATTTCAATCTCCCAAAATAATATGTAATAACAAAAATACTAAGTTGAATAGGCTACATTGAATATTttgactataaaaaaaatatttggtcagAACACTAGAATTTTTGATGACAACAAACTTTGAATATTTAGATTGTAAAAAAACTGTTAGTATGAGGTGGCACAATACTTCCAAATCCATTTATTCACTGCTTCGGAAAACCTGAATTTCGCCTTGCCGACATTGACGCGAAAATGTGTTTACTTACCACAATTACTGCTACAATCGCCAACATCAGCAAagcttcaagtatttcacagATCCAATCCATTTTGCGGACAAGCGCACTGGGTGGATTCGCCGTTAGCTCTCACGGCAGCCTAGCCGCGGAGCTAGTTGACGTTCTTGTAATTGTATTTCTCTGGGTTTCGAGGACATTGACCACCGAAAGGTCCGTAAACTCCACAAGCTCGGACTAAAAGAAGAGCATATTTGCGCAATTGTGTAAGTAGTTCATTAATCTCCTCTCGCTTCCAATCACAGGTGAACACAGTGACAAAACGGAAGTCATCGTTTCGGCTTGACACGTCATTGCTTGTGACAAACCCGACATGCACAGTGAAGCCTACAGTGACCCCTGTAGCCCAGGAGGGGTGTATGACAAGCTCATCATAGCTGCCTTCATGTAAAAACTGACTACATATATTTTAacatgtataataataataatgtgattgTAGGATTTATTATGCTAAACTCGGTGGATTATTTGCAATTAAAACAACTAGCACGAATGGCGAAATGACCCGTTTCCTCTTCCCAGatgtaaaataaaagcaatggGTCTTTTTTGTCATTAACTGTCTAGATTTAAACGGCCAGTTGAACTATTACCTACATTATTTACCACACTAAAGTCATTGTGTTTATCTTTAACTGCATTACTTGTAAGAAGGCAAAATGATGAGCGAGCGCAACAAATTGCCTTTCGTATCCCTCTCCCGACTTCCGTAGTTCAACTCTGAACCCACGTGGTCAACCAAAACATCATGGCGGCTGGATTTAAGTAAGACCGCTCATAAATTCACAATTTCTTTCGCCTTTTTCTATCTCATTTACGCGTATTGACGTCTTAAATCACCCATCCAATGAAGCTTTTGTATACCTGTTACTGCACGTATACAATTCAACTTGGTGAATTCGAGTGCTTATTTGTAGTTTGGAAgtcaatgaaaatataaaattcgaTGCTAGCGTGAGTCTTgcagttttatttgtatttaattttggatttgttttggttGTGTTCAGGACGGCTGAACCTTTAGAATACCACCGAAGCTTTCTGGTGGGTGACATTAAAGTGGTTGATGTAGATACTGCAATGATTATGATCAATCACATTACCCTTACAcagttttacttttattattattacttgcAGAAAGAAAACTGTCGACCGGATGGACGCGAACTGTCAGAATTCCGAACCACGACCATCAACATTGGTGAGTTGCAGGGAGGGAATATCCCCTATTTCCCCATAGCCACACTTTTCCAGCCATTTCAACACCAAAATTCCCTTTGAACCAGCCTTTTGCACATAAATATTgagttaaaatgtattttttaatgaatgttctGTCCTCAGGGTCGATTAGCACAGCAGAAGGCTCGGCGCTGGTGAAGTTAGGGAACACCACCGTCATCTGCGGGGTCAAAGCGGTAAATGAGCTTCAAGATAGAAGAAAAAGCACCAGATTCTGATGTGAATGAATCAATATCACCCAGTAAGTTGTTGTTGTGACCcacgttattattttttgttgttgttgttgttcttgttcagGAGCTGGCCAACCCGCCAGTCGAGGCACCAGAAAAAGGTTTCATTGGTGAGTTGTAGATTAGAGACTAGAAGTCATGTATGAATTtatttatacaatttttttttttgatgcatgAACACATTTCCAGTGCCCAATGTGGACCTGCCACCGCTGTGCTCCTCACAGTTCCGACCTGGGCCACCTGGGGAGCAGGCCCAGGCTGCCAGTCAGTTCATGGCTGACGTCATCGAAAGGTGtgttcaagtttaaaaaaaaaaacaaaaaaagagagagatctATTTTAACACCCATTTCTCTTACATctggacattttattttttgtcactgCAGCTCAGAAGTGTTGCAGATGGAGGATTTGTGCATCGAAAGAGGCAAGGTCAGACATAGCGGGGGTAAAGGTCACGAATCGCTTGATAAGGAAGCAATTATAAAATTTGGTTGCTAAAATAGACAAGCAAATTCATCAGTTACTTctttttagcatgtttttgtCCTTGTAAATTCCCTTTTGTTCATTTAAACATACGAAGTCCGTCAAATGTTAATCATATTTGTTGTTGTCAGCGTAAAAGGACCAAAAAATGTCAGGCTTTTGGTTACAGAGATTTTTAGATTAATCGGTTTGTTGTCATGTTGTTTCGATAGCTGTGCTGGTCATTATACTGCGACCTGATGTGTCTGGACTACGACGGCAACGTGTTGGACGCGTGTGTCTCGGCCCTGCTTGCCGCCCTGAAGAACAGTGCGTACCTCTAAATCCGTTCATTCCGTCACCGTCGGCTCTTCGTTGACATCTTCGCcccaaacagctgcactcccaGAGGTCTCCTTCAGCGCCGAGACCGGTACGCCGGAGGTGGACCTGGAAAAGCGACGCGGGTTGAAGATTCTTAAGCATCCCGTCGCGGCCTCTTTCTGTGTCTTTGACAAGTGAGTCCGACCTTTTCTTTCCGTTGAAATGTTGCCATCAGTCCTCAAGCGCGTCCACTTTGTGtcgcagctccatcttcatgGCGGACCCCACGGCCGAGGAGGAGCAACTGGCCACCGCTCGCCTCACTGTGGTGACGGACGAGGAAGGGCATCTGTGCTCTGTGCACAAACCAGGTCGGGATGGGAGCTTGGGACAACCTCGGAATCTCGGCACATACCAGCTCCTGGTGGacatttttaactgaaaaacaTCAGCTAATTGGAAAAGGGAATAtcagacaaaacaaacatttgaggAAATATCGAGAAATAGTTTGTTAGTTTTGGTCTAattttaaaagctttttccCTAATACCAGAATTTCTTGCAGTGATATCACAAAAATGTTCCCCAAAAGACACCTAAAAACTCGTTCTCTgcaatccatcatccatttttcaaaatttttggtGCCTTGAATCTGGTCAAGTTGCTGGAAGATTTTAAGTGTGTTGGGTTCATTATTATTGTAGGTAAGAGCGACCTGCTTCTTTGAGAAGGACGGGACTGTCTGCAAATGTCATTTTACGAccgatttttcatttttctgtaggCGGGACGTCTTTGTCCGCGGAGAAGCTCCAGGAGTTGATCAGCAAAGCGACGATCCGGCAGAAAGAAATCCATAAACTCATCGGCAAAGTCATTAAAAGCATCACATAAAACAGAAcaccttttttttatatatatctaaAAGCTGTATTTTCACTGTCAAtatataatctttttttttaataacaataaaacaggTGGCAAAGACCgcttaaaaaaagtgaagtgtCCAGAACGGTGTCAACAGGTCACAGCTCCAAATCCAGCGCCGGCGTACAAAAGTTGCTTGAGAGGTAGACGCCCCCCCCAGGATCAGATTATTTTGCGGGAAGATGTGCGGTGAGGAATCCTctcaagaccccccccccccaagccacGGAGGAAAAGCCTTTTGggaagtgtggggggggggtgttcagcTACAAGGAATTTCTTTTTGATTCTAACTAATAGCCAGACCACACTTCCTCTTTGTCTTCAGTTGTATGGCCGGGTTCTCGACCCTCGTCCTGCGTGCTTGTCTCGTCCTTCCCTCGCAGGTGCGGCGCTACAGGTTCATGCAacgatccatatttaatgtttcctcGTTGGAGATATGCAATGGTTGACTTTACCCACCCGGTTTACAATTACCGCCTCGTCTTTGTCtctctaacccccccccccccctagaaACTGTTCGGTTCGACTCTTGAATctcaataaacttcaattaTAAAACTAAGAAACCACAGAGGAAGCTTAAAAACTCCGccgtgacacagtaaaactgttcaggCATAAAagggatgcagattctccaCTCTGCGTGCTCTAACAGCCGAaccggaacaaaaaaaaaaaagcacagtgtGGATCATTCGGGTCTCGGCGTGGCATGGGGCAAAGTTTCTGCAGCCTGGCGAGGTTTGGGGAGCGGCTGTGGCGTGCTCCTTTTCCTCCTATTTCTTGCTTGGTTGACGGTATGCTGCTGGCCCCCCGCCGCTCCCCCCACTTGGGGTGCCGCCGCCATAGCCATTTGCTGCTGCTGTATTTGGTGCTGCAAGAATTGCAACTGGAtgagggaacaaaaaaaaaaaaaaaaagagagagacgcACATCAGACAGCCGGGATGTGAGCATTGTTGTCGTGGTGATGGCAGCGGGATGATGTCACAAGCATGTGGAAAGCTGTTTGAGCATTTAGTCCGGGAGAAGTCCCAAGTCCACATCAGAAGGTTAGGAGGAAGACATCAAAAAGATATCacaatcattttaaataaaaaagtttttttcaagttgaatattacaagatccatccatccattttattttgctgctcatcctcacaagggtcgcagggagtgctggagcctatcccagcagtcaacgggcaggaggtggtgtacaccatgaaccggtcgccagccaatcgcagggcacagagagaaacagtcgcagtcacaatcacaccttggggcaatttagagtgtccgattaatgttggatgtttttggtgatggaggaaaccggagtgctcacccggagaaaacccacgcaggcacgtggagaacatgcaaactccacacagacagggccgggattgaacccgggacctcagaactgtgaggccaacgctttacgagctGATACACTGCGCCGCCCTATAGGTTGAATGAAACTATTAATTTCTTActttaaaagtgttttattcCACCCTATCCTTTATtacaataaaagaaaacatggcccacataaaaaaatgttgaaagataatttcacaaatataaaaaaataaggtactttaaatattattttaagtcTAAGTTattacacaaattattttttttaagaactaaATCATTGCACATCACTGAACATCACAAATGTAATAGTACCCTCAGTCCCCCCCCCAGTGGAAAAAAGTATGGACATCCCTGAATTAGTCCATGGACGGATATCAAGGACctggaataaatgtttaaacAGCTTTCCAAAAAAGCGAGCATGTTAGTAAAGCTCCAGCAAAGCAAGAAATGACGGGCGCGAAACTCCGGGTGGGGAACTTTGGGATATTTGGCAGAATGTGACGACAAATTTGCGATCCGGCAACTTTCAGCGAAACGGAACAAGGCAAAACTTGGTCTGTTGAAAGAAAGTAACGCCGATCTACTCCTTAACAGTTGTAGTGACTTTGCCCCTTTTTCAATGTGATCACAAATATATTGGGGAAGAGGGGTGGGCATCCATGATACACATTGATGCGATATAtgagtaaacaaacaaaagaaatgttAAAACTCTTGCTTTGTTCAAACAAACGGCACCATCTCCATTCTCAACTGGGTCCCGAACCCTCCTTGTCAGTgcaataatcaataaattgGATTGACTAGTAAATCGAAAATTTGTGGTCTTCCCACTTGATGGTGTTATCATTTCGCAATTTGTCACGTGATACTCTGTACGAGAAACATTGCGCCTCCCTTGAGTCACCAGCTTACGGTGGCggaggtgtttgtgtgtccccGTGATCCGAAGAGCTACGTTGTCTGGGGATTTATGCCCCCTCTGGCAACCGGGTCCggggtgagggaccagacaaagcaaaGACAAAAGTCCTTGTCTTTCGTTTgcagtgagggttggactccgcaAAGTCACTGAACAGAATTTCCAAGACCAGTTGAGGCATCAAAGGGTCCAGTTTGGCGAACTTCAAGATTGTGTCTCTGTTTTTACCAGATGATGTggttgttggcttcatcaagcaagCGATCAttaactctcactggagtgttTTGCTGCAGTGCGAAACGGGTTGGAAGAAAAATCAGCAGCTCCCGATCCGAGGCCGTGGTCCTCGGCTGGAAAAGGACGGCGTGCCAATCTAGTTCACAAGTGAGGGCGGAAAGGACCGGGAGAGCGACAGGCGGATCGGCACACCGCCTGCGGTCATGCGGACCCTGTAGCCGTCAGACTTCGggacccccccccactcccctgaAGATGACAATCATCCAAGGTCACCGTGACAACCACAACACGCATGCAGCCAACCAGACGGCGCTTTTGTACCATGCTTGGCGTGGTAGCGGCCAATCACAATGCTTGACATACAACACAGATGGAGTGATTTCTACAAAAAAATTGGCAGTAAAATGGCTCATCGCACGGGCCAATTCAATTTTATCCAATTGTATATCATTTGTCATTTCTTATTTGTCCCTTGTGCACATGTATGTGTATGTCCATGTCACAGTTACTTGGATCTGaggctggtgctgctgctgaaGCCTTGGAGAAGGCAGGGGGGGCCCAGACCCGTCCAGCCCACAGCCCAACTGGGACAGCACTaaaggtggggaggggggtagagggatgggggaggaggatatgtgtgtgtgtgtgtgtatgtgtgtgtgaaggggggggggagatcccCAGAGAGGGAAATATTCCATGAGGAGATGCaatggaaaagaaggaaagaaaagaggaggatgaggaggggtCGGGGAAAGGGGGGAGGGGTCGATAAAACAAAGTAACGTAGCAGAGAAGAAAGGGAAGTTGAGTACAACTACCATGTTTTGGCTACAAAGTCAACTACAACATGTTAGCAAACTAGTGGTACTTGAGGCGGCGGTTACATGGAGGAGGAAAATTTTGTTTGCGGTAGAATTATTtgggtgtgtgttttgggggtggggtggggtgggggggtggggggctcatCGTACCTGCCGCCTGCGGAGACATGAAGCCACCCACACCCAAGTTGATGACCGCCGTTTGCTGGTTGCCTAAACTCGGCTCGACGCTCTGATCACCCTGCAAGACCACAAACGTTTGATGTTTATCTTAATTTTACAGGCGATCGAGGGGGAGATGCAAACAAATCCAGAGTACGGGGGTACAATTTTTAAAGGGTGGGGTCTCAAAACTAAGGCACCGCACtgccagttttgtggctgtgagaaaatattccacaggtaagtcagaaagatttactttgacacggTTAAAGTtggtttgtaaagggtttttttaaatttctgttgagcttaattcacttgaacaaagttttgttcaaagttgttgttgttgactgttcactctctgcttcaactttataggccgacgtttttttttacgaaaaaaccatgtcaatattttcccaaacttcatcagtggataagcgagaaaacacaatttctgtgaaatttttcacGAATTTCATTATCCAGAACTcggcaaattgaatttgattttcaaatgtgaggaaacaagttgaaattttctgtctgaaatcgGACATCACAGAgacaaactttgaggaaaaaccccgccataatccaacctgtaaaccatgtcctccacacgttttgggagtaccaagatggcagccaactggcttcaaccaatcgacacgtTACTAAATATGTATGCGCtatacagtcttttttttttaggtcagtggtGCAGCACCTCTGCGTAGCTTGAGCATAGCCTGCCGCGCAACACgtcaaaaaaaatgctgtgcgGCGAGAGGTCCACTTGTTCAAGCAGACGTGCTTGCACGGTCGCCACTGATGTTATTTTCTTCCTTgttacgggggaaaaaaaggttcccgaaaatgaccaaaatgtgctgaggaaacgtCACACTGTGTCGTCCTATCCAAGACCAGCCGTAGCGACAAGTCTGACTAGAAGAACCGCagtccattttcaaaactgagtgCATGGATTGCGTATAAAGCCAACTACCGCACAGGAGACCCGCAGTGACGCCAGCGCAGTCACCGCACGTGCAATTATAAAGAAGCCTTAACATCGcatcatccggagtctaacATAAGATAACCAAAGTTAAGGCACAGCAACCCAGTAAGACGCTATGAGCACGTGtgtagaggaaaaaaagtgatttttacaggAGACTGAGGGCAGTTGCAGCCAAGTGGAGACGAAAGAGCACAGCACAGAAGACGAGCGACTCACCGTGTCCCCCTGCTGCTGAGGGCTGGAAGTGGCCGACTGGCTCTGCGGGGAGAACTGGGatagctgctgctgctgcacggGGTTGAAGATGAGCGGCCCGGTCGGGATCTAAGCGTGTAAATAAACACATGCGTGTGTTAACGTGAAGGAGAGGACGCCGGAAGACGAAATgtggctaactttttttttttttttacttggagcAAATTGAGCGGTCGCAGGCCAGCACTGCTATTCAGGCCAAAGTGACTccctggaaggaaaaaaaaaaaaataaaaatttaaaaaaaaaagaacctccACCAAGGTATTTGCATCTTAAATGGTTTGTGCAAAACTTACTGTGAACATGTTTTATACATGGTTATCTTATTAATTGATTTAttgcaaatattaaaatacattaatgTTTCCATTCAAATTATATTAAACAATAGGAtctgtaaatataaataaaatgaataaaaaaataaatataaaaaaatgtgaattgtttcaTTAACATAACCCTGACTCATTTTACATATTTCTATTCAActttaggcggcacagtggtgccaCTGGTttgagtattggcctcacaattctgaggatcggggttaaAATCGCGGCCCcatctgtgttgagtttgcatgttctcccctcccTGCGCGGgatttctctgggtgggcactccggtctcctcccacatcccaaaaacatgtaacattaattggacacactaaattgccccgaggtgtgattgtgagtgcaaatgttcgTCTctttgtgctctgcgattggttaGGAAtgagttcagggtctaccccgcctccagcctgttgacagctgggataggctccagcactcccgtggccctcgtgaggataagcagctcggaaaatggaaggattacattacattttcacttttgtatCTTATCGAATAATTAGTTAACTCAAAtgcatgcattttaaaatttttatgagcaaaaacgaaataaaaaattataaaaatgttatttatgcaaacattttatttttatttcaaataattcTATTTCATCAGAATTAAATTTgttataaataatacaaaaaatgatGATTTTAAGGTTAGAATAAACTACATACAAATTTGAAGGGTCATTTACAAATcggaaataacatttaaaaacgtGAATTTAGTATTATTATATACGAGTTAAaagttataattattttttaattgtgctgTCATTCCTTATCCACAATAAATTGCCACTCTGGGAGTTTGTTTATTATTCTACTGACCGGTCTGCACAGCAGGCTGCATTGAGGGTATGAGACCTCCAGATGGCAGGATTCCACTCAGGTTCAGTCCGGGACCGAGCATGGTGTTGGAGCCGCTCATCAGCGTCTGTGGGTTGctgcaaaaaacatcacaaaaatgtcatcatatgctCTCCCAATTCAGATTGTGTTTATTTATCTTTTAAGGTAGATAAAGGGGCACCTGCAGCCAAGTGGAGACTGCGGCGCATAATACAAAAGCTTCAGGAGCTTAGTTTCACCAATTGGCACTTACCAGACAGAGCTGACCACATTGATGAAGTTGAGGCCAGCCGGGTTGGGCATGACCGGTGAGGAAGTAGTGCCTGTGCTGATGGATGTACCCACGGTGGGCAGCGGTATGGTCATGACGGGCACCGTCTGGTTGAGGGCCAGCTGCTGCTGGGCGAATGGCGTCAGCAGTGCGGGCTGCGCCGGGGCCTCCGGGGGAGTGGGCGTCCCTGACAACGGCCCCAATGAGTCGGCGGGGTGCGGCGTCGAACACGGTGTGTTGGAGGGGGTGGAGGGCTTCGGGGTACCCGAtccttggggggtggggggtgacaCAGGCAATTTTAAAATGCTGAATGTTTATGATTTCAGTCGGTCGAGGAATGTtacatttgatttgaatcaATTACATTTCTCCATCCACTTAAATGCCTCAGGATTTTTTCCCTTACTAATTTGGGAATTTTCTAATGGAAAAAGTGAACTTCTTCAAAACGTAGGAATATTTGCAATGTTGAATTTGtggattttgaatttgaaaaaaaatggagaattcTTTAAACCGAAAGACTTGATTACTGGACAAGCCGCtactttttttccaggtactgtGAACTCTGCAGTATATTTAACACACATCCATacattttgtgagccgcttatcctcacgacagtgttttcctttttttgtcgcTAGTGGCTACAAgttgaaaagtacaacaaaatcgGTCTGAACGAAATGGTTAAAACATGTCCGTTCCCAATGATGCACTTGGGTTTGGGCATGTGCAGATGCCTCCAATGTATATGAGAAAACTTTACATTCAGTGGaggtagaagaagaatctacgtCAATTATGCGTTGAAGAAGAATCTACCGCAATTGCGTGTAAAAGAAGAAGACCGTACCTTAATTGCGCGCAGAAGACGACAAAGCTACCTCGAGCATGTGTAGAAAATGACGGCACTAGTTTTTGGTGGCCTCAAAGCAGGACGCAAAACGCCacgcacaaatgcaaaatatatattttaaatttaattgattttaaatctttcacaaaaattggctGCATGGGAAGGTCTACCTTTTCTGGGTACTGCCGGGGGATTTTAAACACGTGGGGCAGCGTGAAAGAATCTATTATCGCCAATAgattaaaaggctggactgctacaTGAGGAGAAGAGCAAAACCTCAGCGGTAATTCGAGATGAAAATGATAGTGAACGCGATAGAGAGACTGAAATGAGGTTCTTCAATTCCGATACCGAAGACGACGACTTCTGCGCTCTCAGTGGACGGgagataaataaaaacaagaacttTTCTGTGATGCTTGAGCTGTATTACTAccatgttacagtcactgtttggaaagaaggtatgtaaataaacatttaaaaagtctttctgtgtgaatatcGAATTTCAAGACGTACCAGTACGTACGGTATATATTCGCGCCGTATGGTCAAGCGCGGCTCATCTATGCTACACAAAGCAGGTGCGGCTTATTATCCGGTGCGCACTGTCGTccggaaaatgtatttaaaatgttcataCAGTTTCATCTATAACCAGTGAAGAGCGTACATCATTGAAAGTTGCACTCACTCTGCGTGGAGCTCATGGGCGAAAGCGAGGCAGGGGACAGCAGGCCCACTTGTCCCAGCTCCATAGAGTGTTTCCTGTTCAGAGGCTGCTGACCTTTGgcggggggcggcggcggcggcgtaggACACTTGAGGAGACCACTTGCGGTTTGGGAGCTATATGGATTACCTAAAAGGAGACGGAACAGG
Coding sequences within:
- the exosc8 gene encoding exosome complex component RRP43, whose protein sequence is MAAGFKTAEPLEYHRSFLKENCRPDGRELSEFRTTTINIGSISTAEGSALVKLGNTTVICGVKAELANPPVEAPEKGFIVPNVDLPPLCSSQFRPGPPGEQAQAASQFMADVIESSEVLQMEDLCIERGKLCWSLYCDLMCLDYDGNVLDACVSALLAALKNTALPEVSFSAETGTPEVDLEKRRGLKILKHPVAASFCVFDNSIFMADPTAEEEQLATARLTVVTDEEGHLCSVHKPGGTSLSAEKLQELISKATIRQKEIHKLIGKVIKSIT